The DNA segment ACACATGTTGGAATCCTGAAGTCAGGAAGATTCAGTCTTAGGAGCAAGAGTCCTTTTAGTCTCTGTCCCTTCAGGTCAAAGGTCTGGATCTATTGTCCCACAGGGCTCTGTGAGTGAGTTTCCTCTGGTTTCCCACACTCCTTCCTTTCACTGCTTTCACTGGAGGAACAATAGAAGTGTGTCTTATTATGCATCTCATTAGAAACAATGTCATTTCAAAGTTCAATTGATTGTAGACAATCAATGCATAGTTTTACACTAACCAGTTTTGTTCAAGATGAATAATTGTTTGAGCTGAATTTCATATTGATTAGTTAATAGATGGAAGTAACAATGATGGACTTGTCTATCAATTAagtgaaaatgacaaatcagTGTGAAAGTCTCCCTTAAATCATAATTAAGAGGGTAATCGTGACACATAATGACATGATAACACAAAGTTTTCAGcttgcagtgtttgtttattcaacAAGGCACAATGAGCCACACAAAGTATGAAAGCTCCAACTAGAGATGATGatacatcacaacaacaacaacttgtaGATTTCTACAAGACACACTGTACTCAGAGAGAGTAAAGGAACAACTGTCTttatgaaagacaaacagtttaCAATATTTGAGGACACAGTACTCACTGTCCTTTGAGAGTTTCTTCACAAGTGGATCAAAATATTTGACCTTTgtgaacaaaccaaaaaacaataaaaactgaccTTAAAACAGGTCACATTGTTCTTAACAatcattaaattcaaatgaatttgagttaaaaatgatattgtcactgtaaaactgtgacagtgtgacattaaacaaacctttaacattAAAAGGATAAACATATTGATCTGaaacagatcatttttaaataatcacataaagtgagagaaagtccatgatgacaaaatgtccaTAAAAAGGACAATTAAGATCAAATCGATCATTACTAATCAAGAGGTAACAAATATCACCATTGCATTATATTATATCAATACATGATGCTCATTGAATAATAAAAGTGTCACAGGAAAATTGTGACATGAAgcaaaacttttagaaaaaaagtgaaaacatttggaTCTTACAACAGATCAGTTTTGAGTAATCAGAGAGATTAAAGTGAGGTAAAGTCCATTATGACAAAATGTCCATAAAAAGGACAGTTAAAGTTTTTTGATCAGTGTGATCAATAACAATCAAAGGATAACAAATGTTACCATAGCATATACTACCAATACATGAAGTACAGTGaggtataataataattgcagaTGCAATCAGATTTGATTCATGCAACATGCATGACAAGATGTTCTCTTTCTTAACTTGAAAGATATTGTTGCTGTCATTTCCTCAGGAAATGTCAtcttcacaaagacaaacacaaaatacagcctTCTGTACATACAGAAGAACAAGTCCATCAAACTTGAAAGAATTCAGTTCAGTAATCTTTGACCAATATGGTCATCTGAGCTTGTCAGGTAGTAACTCCAGTCTGTAGGTGTCTACCACGGCCTCCAGGGGGCGCTGTTGACTGGACTCTTGTCTTTGGTGACGCTGGTCTGGACTGTGGAGCTCAGAGGAGAGAAGTCAGCCTCTCTCAGGTTCTCATCAGAGGAAGACTGCAGCTTGTTGAAGTGGTTCAGCAGTCTTCTCTGCTGTtgacgctgctgctgcagttgtCTCAGGACACAAACTGTCATCTCCAGGATGTCTGCTTTCTCCAGCTTGgagtctggctgctgtttgaggaactcTGGACCCAGGAGAGACTTGAGCTGCTCGATGCTGCTGTTGATTCGCTCTCTGCGTAACTTCTCCACCAGAGGCtttctgagctgcagagaga comes from the Larimichthys crocea isolate SSNF chromosome VI, L_crocea_2.0, whole genome shotgun sequence genome and includes:
- the LOC113745926 gene encoding protein hairy-like, whose product is MKPAESRFSLQRPLQHRDPDMAPTITAAMIKSQEHLTLTHKLRKPLVEKLRRERINSSIEQLKSLLGPEFLKQQPDSKLEKADILEMTVCVLRQLQQQRQQQRRLLNHFNKLQSSSDENLREADFSPLSSTVQTSVTKDKSPVNSAPWRPW